AGTACAGCAACAAGAAGTTCGACGACCTCATCAACCAGGCCAACGCCGCAGGCAGCACCTCCGAGGCCGTCAAGAAGTACAAGGACGCGGAGCGGCTGCTCGCCAAGGACGTGCCGGCGATCCCGCTCTGGTACCAGAACGGCATCGCCGGCCACTCCGAGCGCGTCAGCGACGTCTTCCTCGACCCGTTCAGCGTCCCCTCCTACCCGGACGTCAAGGTCAAGTAGTGCACGCGCGGCGGTCCGCCGCGGCCTCGACGGAGGGGGCGGACACGCGAGGAGAGGAGGGGAGCCCATGGGCCGCTACGTGATCCGGCGGCTGCTGCAGATGATCCCCGTGTTCATCGGCACCACCTTCCTCATCTTCTTCATGGTCTACGCGCTCGGCGACCCGGTCGCCGCCATGTTCGGCGACCGGGCGCCCGACCCCGCGACCGCGGCGCAGATCCGCAAGGACCTCCACCTCGACAAGCCGCTCTGGCAGCAATACGTGCTCTACATGGGCAACATCTTCTCCGGCGACTTCGGCACGGCCTTCAACGGCCAGCCGGTGCTGGACCTGATGCGCCGCTCCTGGCCGATCACCGTCCGGCTCGCCCTGCTCGCCGTCCTCTTCGAGATGCTCATCGGCGTCACCCTCGGCGTCATCTCCGGGCTGCGGCGCGGCCGGGCCGTGGACACCGGGGTGCTCTTCGCCACACTGGTCGTGATCTCCATCCCGACGTTCGTCACCGGCTACGTGCTGCAGTACCTGCTCGGCGTCAAGTGGGGCTGGGTCAAGCCCGCGGTCTCCTCCGGGGCGCCGTGGAACGAACTGGTGCTGCCCGCGGTGGTGCTGGCGCTGGTCTCGCTCGCGTACACCACGCGGCTCACCCGTACCTCCGTGGCCGAGAACGCCCGCGCCGACTACGTCCGCACCGCCGTCGCCAAGGGCCTGCCGCGCCGCCGCATCACGCTCCGCCACCTGCTGCGCAACTCCCTGATCCCGGTGGTGACCTTCCTCGGCATCGACATCGGCAACCTCATGGGCGGCGCGATCGTCACCGAGCGGATCTTCAACATCCAGGGCGTCGGCTTCCAGCTCTGGCAGGGCGTCCTGCGGCAGAACGCGCCCACGGTCGTCGGCTTCGTCACCGTCCTCGTCATCGTCTACCTGCTGGCGAACCTGGTGGTGGACATGCTCTACGCGGTCCTCGACCCCCGGATCCGCTATGCCTGAGCGCTACGAGGAGAAGCAGCGGGCGGACATCGGCACCCAGGAGGCGGAGTCGCTGCCCGGCAGCGACGTCCTCCAGGCCGAGGCCGGCGGCGTCCCCGGGACGGACCAGCCGGCCCGCAGCCTCTGGTCAGACGCCTGGCTGGACCTGCGCCGCAACCCCGTCTTCGTCGTCGCCGGGCTGCTGATCCTCTTCCTCATCTTCGTCTCCCTGTGGCCCGGTGTGGTCGCCACCGGCAGCCCGTACAACTGCGACATCGCCAAGCGCAACCTCGGCGCCGAGTCCGGCCACCCCTTCGGCTTCGACAGCCAGGGCTGCGACGTCTACAACCGCACCGTCTACGGCGCCCGCGCCTCGCTGACCGTCTGCACCCTGGCCACACTCGGCGCCGCCGTCCTCGGCACCGTACTCGGCGGCCTCGCCGGCTACTTCGGCGGCTGGGGTGACGCGGTCCTCTCCCGGATCACCGAGGTGTTCTTCGGCATCCCGATCCTGCTGGGCGGCCTGGTCTTCCTCTCCGTCATCGAGAGCGGCTCCGTCTGGCCGGTGATCGGGCTGATCGTGCTGCTGGGCTGGCCGCAGGTGGCGCGGATCGCGCGCGGCTCGGTGATCACGGCCAAGCAGAACGACTACGTCCAGGCCGCCCGCACCCTCGGCGCCTCCACCCGGCGCATCATGCTGCGGCACGTGCTGCCCAACGCGATCGCCCCGATCATCGTCGTCGCCACCATCGCCCTCGGCACGTACGTGGCGCTGGAGGCGACCCTGTCGTTCCTCGGCGTCGGGCTGAAGCCGCCGACCATCTCCTGGGGCAGCGAGATCTCCACCGCATCCACCCAGATCCGCAACGCGCCGCATTCCCTGCTGTGGCCCGCCGGGGCGCTGAGCCTGACGGTGCTGGCGTTCATCATGCTCGGCGACGCGGTGCGCGACGCGCTCGACCCGAAGCTCAGGTGAGGTGTACGTGACCGCGCTGCTCGACGTCCGCGACCTGCACGTGGAGTTCCGCACCCGGGAGGGGGTGGCGAAGGCCGTCAACGGCGTCTCCTACAGCGTGGCCCCGGGTGAGACGCTGGCGGTGCTCGGCGAGTCCGGCTCGGGCAAGTCCGTCACCGCGCAGGCCGTGATGGGCATCCTCGACTCGCCGCCCGGGTTCGTCACCGGCGGGCAGGTGCTCTTCCAGGGCGAGGACCTGCTGAAGCTGGGCCGCGAGGCGCGCCGCAAGGTGCGCGGCGAGCGGATGGCGATGATCTTCCAGGACGCGCTGTCGTCGCTCAACCCCGTGCTCACCGTGGGCTTCCAGCTCGGCGAGATGTTCCGCGTGCACCGCGGCGCGAGCCGGGCGGAGGCGAAGGCGCGGTCGATCGAGCTGATGGAACGGGTACGGATCCCGGCCGCCCGGGAGCGCGTCAACGACTACCCGCACCAGTTCTCCGGCGGCATGCGGCAGCGCATCATGATCGCGATGGCGCTGGCGCTCGGTCCCGAACTCATCATCGCGGACGAACCGACGACGGCGCTGGACGTGACCGTACAGGCGCAGGTAATGGACCTGCTGGCGGAGTTGCGCGAGGAGACGGGGATGGGGCTGATCCTCATCACCCACGACCTGGGCGTGGTCGCGGACGTCGCCGACAAGATCGCGGTGATGTACGCGGGCCGGATCATGGAGACCGCGCCCGTCCACGACCTGTACAAGGCGCCGGCGCACCCGTACACCCGCGGGCTGCTGGACTCCATTCCGCGGCTGGACCAGAAGGGCCGGGAGCTGAGCGCCATCCGCGGCACGCCCCCCAGCCTGCTGGCCATCCCGCCGGGCTGCCCCTTCCACCCCCGCTGTCCGCGCGCCCAGGACGTCTGCGTGACGGACCGCCCGCCGCTGTACGAGGTGACGGACGACGCGGGCCACCCGCTGCCGGGGCGGGGGAGCGCGTGCCATTTCTGGAAGGACCAGCTTCATGACCGGCCCTGAGA
The Streptomyces sp. CNQ-509 DNA segment above includes these coding regions:
- a CDS encoding ABC transporter permease gives rise to the protein MGRYVIRRLLQMIPVFIGTTFLIFFMVYALGDPVAAMFGDRAPDPATAAQIRKDLHLDKPLWQQYVLYMGNIFSGDFGTAFNGQPVLDLMRRSWPITVRLALLAVLFEMLIGVTLGVISGLRRGRAVDTGVLFATLVVISIPTFVTGYVLQYLLGVKWGWVKPAVSSGAPWNELVLPAVVLALVSLAYTTRLTRTSVAENARADYVRTAVAKGLPRRRITLRHLLRNSLIPVVTFLGIDIGNLMGGAIVTERIFNIQGVGFQLWQGVLRQNAPTVVGFVTVLVIVYLLANLVVDMLYAVLDPRIRYA
- a CDS encoding ABC transporter permease; amino-acid sequence: MPERYEEKQRADIGTQEAESLPGSDVLQAEAGGVPGTDQPARSLWSDAWLDLRRNPVFVVAGLLILFLIFVSLWPGVVATGSPYNCDIAKRNLGAESGHPFGFDSQGCDVYNRTVYGARASLTVCTLATLGAAVLGTVLGGLAGYFGGWGDAVLSRITEVFFGIPILLGGLVFLSVIESGSVWPVIGLIVLLGWPQVARIARGSVITAKQNDYVQAARTLGASTRRIMLRHVLPNAIAPIIVVATIALGTYVALEATLSFLGVGLKPPTISWGSEISTASTQIRNAPHSLLWPAGALSLTVLAFIMLGDAVRDALDPKLR
- a CDS encoding ABC transporter ATP-binding protein; this encodes MTALLDVRDLHVEFRTREGVAKAVNGVSYSVAPGETLAVLGESGSGKSVTAQAVMGILDSPPGFVTGGQVLFQGEDLLKLGREARRKVRGERMAMIFQDALSSLNPVLTVGFQLGEMFRVHRGASRAEAKARSIELMERVRIPAARERVNDYPHQFSGGMRQRIMIAMALALGPELIIADEPTTALDVTVQAQVMDLLAELREETGMGLILITHDLGVVADVADKIAVMYAGRIMETAPVHDLYKAPAHPYTRGLLDSIPRLDQKGRELSAIRGTPPSLLAIPPGCPFHPRCPRAQDVCVTDRPPLYEVTDDAGHPLPGRGSACHFWKDQLHDRP